The DNA sequence CCGACTTTATTCCAAGCACATTTAGTTCCAAGGGGATGGACGGATAGACCACCTTGCCGATGGCATTATTCCAGCCAATGAGGGCCAGCCTTTCTTTATTCAATACAAAGGTGAAGGTTATTTGATAAGGTTTCTTGAGTGGCAAAAAGAAATCGAAAATCCCCAGGCATCGATAAGAATAGGGCTTTCCTTTTGTTTCTTCCCTTTGAATCAGTGGAAGTTGAGTATCCGGTCGCGAAAAAATAACGGTGTTTTTCCTCTGGATACTTCCATCTTCTTCAAAGGCGGTTCTTTTATTAATAATCGGCACCAGACCTACCTTATCATAAAAGAATTCATAAGTAAACTCCGCCTCGGAAACAACCTTTTCTTTTACAGGCACTCTATGATCCACTGCCGGGTATACCACCGGATATGCGGCCGCCCCCTTGGCCACAACCCACATCGGCCAGGGATCAACCCCATAGGCCTTCTCTCTTTCCTTCAGCATTTCTGTAACTTGTGTATTATCTCTAAATACTTCCTTCAGCATCTGCCTGACCGCCGGCATTTGGGAAGAACCGCCCACCAGTATCAAATGACCGGCTTCCTCAGGACGAAGCCCGGCCTCATCCAGGGCATTTCTCAAGGCGCCTTCACAGTCCTTAATAATAGGCTGGGTTAGTTTTTCTAATTCACGTCTGGTCAGCCCCTCGTCTATTGGCTCACCCTCTATCATCCCGGCCACTCTGGTCTCTATTTTTGAAGACAGGGCTATTTTGGCGTCTTCAATCATCCATAAGAAATTCCGTCTTTCTCTATCTGAGGCAGCCGGAAAGACGTCACGGAGGTTTCGATTCCGCTTCATCAGGTATTCCAGGATAAGATAATCTATATCTATGCCTCCAATCTTGAGGCTCCCCATCTTATTTAAGGCAATGAGTTCAGGCTTCCCTTTCTGGCTGGAATCAATTTTAACCACCTTTATCTCTAAGTTTCCAATCCCCATATCAAATACTACCACCGGCTGCTTCTTTGCTTCAACCTCAAGTTTACACCCTAAGATAGCTGCCAATGGCTCTTCAATAAGCTCTACCCAATCAAATACCATTTCACCGGCCATTCTCATCATTTCCCTCTGAGCCGAGCTGAAATGCCAAGGCACGGTAATAACCGCCTCCTCGGTTGTCTCTCCCATTACCTTTTCAGCGTATAGGTTTATTGTCTTAAGAAAAGCGGCCATAATCGACTCAGGCGTATATTCATTCTTCCCCAGCCTAATTAGCAGCTTACCGCCGCTTTTCATCTCGATAATGTCCTTATATCCGTTTAAAAACCTTTCTCCACTCCTTATGCTATGCCGTATCTCCCCGAAATTATATCCCATAATCCTCTTGAAGTATTGGAGAAGAAAGCCCCAAGATTTATCCTGATCATCTCTTACCTGGCCTGAGGCTTTCAGGATATTCCCGTCGGCATCAAAGCTAAGACAGGACAGGAAACCCTTCCCCTCATATCTGCCTTCTCTTTGAATCAAGGGAAAACCTTCAGTCGTATATGCTACTGCGGAACTTGATGTTCCTATGTCTAAACCTAATATTGCCGGCATATCTTTTAATATTTCGGATTGCGGATTTCGGATTTCGGATTGGGCTGAAGACCGAAGTTCAATAGCCGTCAGCCTTCAGTCTTCAGCCTATCTATCTAATCAGTAAACGGCCCAAATGATGAACAAGGTCGAATCATTTCAGGAATAATAGTCCCAGAACACCCAGCGCCCCCATGAAAATAAAGGTAGGGATAAGAATAGTAAATATCCGATTGAGCTTTCTTAACTTATCAATATCTTCCCGTTGTAGATACTTACTCATTAGAATCACCTTAATCGATGCTCGATGCTCGATCCTCGATGCTCGATCCTTGATACTGGACACCAGATCCTTTACCATCATCGAACATCGAACATCCAGCATCGAGCATCCAGCATCCAGCATCGAACATCGAGCATCGAGCATCGAGCATCCAGCATCCAGCATCCAGCATCCAGCATCGAACATCGAGCATCGAGCTATGTAGCTTTTGGGAAATACTCCATCAGTATGCCCTTATAGTATTCTGCCTGCCTTCTGGCCGCCTCCTGATCCTGACTTTTTTCAATAAAAGCAATATGCTCATTTACCATTCTTCTAAATTCATCCTCGCCCGCCGCGTGTATTCTTTTAACAACTTTCGTCTTAAAGAGTTCAAAAACCTGCTCATCGTCGGTTATAACCTCTATTCCTTGATGGTCAACCGACCAACTGCTGCGGATTCCAATAGAGTCGACATATCGAAAGATAAATCCCTCTTTGGTAACCTCAAAGATATCCGATTCTTTTCGGTCTCTACTTGAAAAAAGGTCCAGCGACAACTTCAAAAGCTTTTCCGCATCTTGTTTCCGACGCTCTAAGGTTATATCAAAATGAACCCGGCCACCCTTGCGGCTATGCAGCTCATACAGGTCTTTGGCGGCTACCTCTCGATATTTCTTTTCAAATATCTCAGAGATGGACAAGTTCTCATCCATATGGAGCAGGCCCTGTTCGGTATAAAAAATTAACAGATGGTCCATCTCCGGCGTCCGAATTATCTTGGAAAAGGATATCCGGTTCTGAGAAGCGGCATCTGAAAGTATGGCCTCTAAAGATTTGAGATTAGGCATAGAGACCTCGTCATTTCCACAAAGGAAATTCGGGGGTCGGTGTAAATTAACCAGCTCACCTGAAAGTCCGGTGTAGGGGAGGGCCCTTTTAGCAATAAGGACCAAAGTGCCTCTATCCAGCTTTTTCTGGATATCCCCAGCGATATTAAACCCCCGGATAAACTCCAGAGCGGCTCGCTGAAAAGATCCGGTAAGCCTTAAGATAATCTCATCCAGGCCATGTTTCAAGAAATCATGCAACGGCTCCTGCCTTGACACCTTACCTTCCTGAACATCGAAGATATCGCTGTAAATATGCCGCCATTTATGAGCACTTATCGAAGCAAACTTTCCCCTGATGACCCTTATATCTTCTTCTACATCATCTCTTTCATTATTGGCAATTATCTCAACGCTTTGCTCTTTCAGAATACCCTTAGACGCCTGCTCTCTACGTTCTTGCAGCTTCACCACCGAGGTGTTAAGTTTTAGGCTCATTTCCATGATTTCCTGCTTGAGGGTATTAACAGACGTAGCCTTGTCGCTGGAAGGCTGAACCCTCACGCCCAGCAGCTCTCTTAACTCAGCCAATACCTTCCGGCCTCGAAAGTCCCTTATACTTTTAAGGATGCCCATCAGATAATGATAACAATCATTAAATACTCGTTCCCTCTTCTGTTTGGAAACCTCTTTGGTCTTAAAGCTCAAGGCAATCCATAAATCCACGTTAGTCTTTTCTTCAATCTCATCCATATAAAATGGGGTGATGGACGGATATCTCGAAGGCATTCTCTGAATTTCGTTATCTATCTCCTGATCCAAAACTTCCAGAAAGTAATCTACATCGGCCAGGTTTTTGATATGATCGATCCGCTGAGTCATGGCCTTTTCTAAGGCATCAATGCAGCTCTTCTTGAAAACAGCCAGTTGATTGGTTATGATTTTGTCACACTCGGCTTCTTCCTTGAATTTGAGTAATATACCCCCCAGGTCGATATCTTCATAGAGCTTTCTTACCGGAACAGTCATCAATTTGGGACGTTGTTTATCAAATTGCTCCTTGATATCACTCTCTATTGCTCCGCCTGGCTTTTTGGTCAAAAAAGGCATACACTCACTCAATATCCTCTCCCAGACAGACCTGGCTTCCGTTTCAATCTTGG is a window from the bacterium genome containing:
- a CDS encoding Hsp70 family protein; this encodes MPAILGLDIGTSSSAVAYTTEGFPLIQREGRYEGKGFLSCLSFDADGNILKASGQVRDDQDKSWGFLLQYFKRIMGYNFGEIRHSIRSGERFLNGYKDIIEMKSGGKLLIRLGKNEYTPESIMAAFLKTINLYAEKVMGETTEEAVITVPWHFSSAQREMMRMAGEMVFDWVELIEEPLAAILGCKLEVEAKKQPVVVFDMGIGNLEIKVVKIDSSQKGKPELIALNKMGSLKIGGIDIDYLILEYLMKRNRNLRDVFPAASDRERRNFLWMIEDAKIALSSKIETRVAGMIEGEPIDEGLTRRELEKLTQPIIKDCEGALRNALDEAGLRPEEAGHLILVGGSSQMPAVRQMLKEVFRDNTQVTEMLKEREKAYGVDPWPMWVVAKGAAAYPVVYPAVDHRVPVKEKVVSEAEFTYEFFYDKVGLVPIINKRTAFEEDGSIQRKNTVIFSRPDTQLPLIQREETKGKPYSYRCLGIFDFFLPLKKPYQITFTFVLNKERLALIGWNNAIGKVVYPSIPLELNVLGIKSVDEITLKEDLHNLMLPQKSFYSTIDSEEARKAAQAVHKKIAAYYRVPKLKDITDRLAESIYWFKDSLVSQETRQTENKIAVMLNRSAEACFALLKYEAISFDDYRDMIKALHYAYRAGV
- a CDS encoding tubulin-like doman-containing protein; translation: MINPSIFIGLGSTGTDILEHLQLLVLEEYGVPCLPIFKYIGIETNQSHTPVVSPGIKNEIEMVYLTINSTLKIKEALMQNEKPYLEDWLDEAILDIPGNNFTLGASNIRQAGRLCLWENWSKCTEALNDGKAKVTNNTNIRSTIKLLREYYQKVDKKVSLTEDVIGTIPNIYIVGSLCGGTCSGMLIDVAYYIRHLFGLWAANYANRLSTSIQGIFTILDEKMLSRGGYPDIDKWAANCWATIHEIDFYSHPWSIYEAILPDRIKVRSNDTPLDYTYLTSCTGQGGTFWKQDGREPDLDGLNHMVALVLFTEAIGNLYSRKEEIRTDFRGFTNAGLPNKNEHMPCFASCGISAIWYPKYRISEAVACDMTKELCLTWQGNPDDLDHTKIETEARSVWERILSECMPFLTKKPGGAIESDIKEQFDKQRPKLMTVPVRKLYEDIDLGGILLKFKEEAECDKIITNQLAVFKKSCIDALEKAMTQRIDHIKNLADVDYFLEVLDQEIDNEIQRMPSRYPSITPFYMDEIEEKTNVDLWIALSFKTKEVSKQKRERVFNDCYHYLMGILKSIRDFRGRKVLAELRELLGVRVQPSSDKATSVNTLKQEIMEMSLKLNTSVVKLQERREQASKGILKEQSVEIIANNERDDVEEDIRVIRGKFASISAHKWRHIYSDIFDVQEGKVSRQEPLHDFLKHGLDEIILRLTGSFQRAALEFIRGFNIAGDIQKKLDRGTLVLIAKRALPYTGLSGELVNLHRPPNFLCGNDEVSMPNLKSLEAILSDAASQNRISFSKIIRTPEMDHLLIFYTEQGLLHMDENLSISEIFEKKYREVAAKDLYELHSRKGGRVHFDITLERRKQDAEKLLKLSLDLFSSRDRKESDIFEVTKEGFIFRYVDSIGIRSSWSVDHQGIEVITDDEQVFELFKTKVVKRIHAAGEDEFRRMVNEHIAFIEKSQDQEAARRQAEYYKGILMEYFPKAT